The bacterium genomic interval TGCGGCTCTTCCCAGCGGCCGTAGCCTTGAGTGTCATCCGTCCCAACCCCAGATGCAGATGGTTGTCGAACTTTTTCAGGATCGGCACGGCCGCAGCGTTGACTTTCCAGGCCACGCCCAGGCTGAGCAGCGAGGCCTCGACATTCAGCGTATCCAGCCCGGTCAGCGGCCCGGGTATCTCCTGGTCCGGCCCCAGGGCGGAGACAGTTGGTACGCCGCTGAACCGCCCGAACTCGAACGCCAGCGTGGGAGTCAGGTCCACCTTGACCCCGATGCCTTTCAGCATGGTCGAGGCCAGGCCGAGCGCGGAGCCGAAACTCTGCTTGCGCAAACCCAGGACCAGCGAGGTGCGGTGTTTCAGGCTATCGTAGCTCCAGGGCGAGGGCCGGACCTGGATCATCCTGGCGCTGTCCCGCTCGGCCTGACGGCGCAGGGTGAGGGTCCGCAGAAGGTTCAGGTCGAGCCGGGCCAGGCTGTCGCGGCGCTCCAGGTCGCCAAGCAATCCGCTCAGCTCACGGTCACGCTGCTCCTGGCGGTCGGCGGCATCCCGAAGCTCCTGCACCTGTTGCAGGCTGTAGCGCGGCTGGATATAGAAGCCCACATCCCCTTTCCAGATCCAGCCGGTCGCACCGCTGGGCAGACTCACCTGGTAGAACTGCTCGGCCTCGGACACGATGTCGAACACCTCGCCGCGGTAGACCCGGGCCAGGAGCTGTCCCTCGGAATTGGGGAAAGCCCGGATGGCGCTCTCGCCGGCGAGCACCTCCACCTTGCGTCCCTGCCAGCGCTGGCTGATCTCGCTGCCGGTGACCATGTACTCCATATCGTGGGTGCGCTCCACACCATACGAGATCACCCAGCCGTTCCGGCGGTTGTCGGACGGGCCGAACACTATCTTGTACCAGTTGTCCTGTTCCTCGGAGACTCCCACCACGCTGTTCTGCGGCAGGTACTTGATGATGCTGTCGGTGAGGGACTGCCCGGCGTAGACCGGGATCAGACGCAGCTTGACCTTGAGGTTGAAGCCGATATCGACGTTGATCTGGCCGGGTTGCGGGCCACCGTGGGCCATGGTGTCGGCGGAGGCGGCGGTGGTGTCGGCTGACAGCAGCTCACCCTGGGCCGCGAGACTGCCACAGAGGACAAGGAGCAGGCACAACACCATCCCGGCCGACTGACACAGAATCCTGGCTATATACTTGGGCATCTGGGCCTTCCCGATTGTCCCCGCGAGCGTTCCCGGACCCGGCCGGCCGTGCCCTGACTGAGCACCGGCCCGGACGCAATCCGGCCCTGGTTTCCACTTACTATATCGGCAGCGGGCGGTCATACTTTCGTTTTGCGGAACGCCGCGCCGAGGGCCCGCGACAGCGCAACGGGGAGTCCGAGCATAAACCTAAGCCCCAAGGCCAGATACAGGACCACGCGGGCCGGGGCCTCCCGCAGGCCGCCGTGGTGCTTGCGTATATACTGGCAGGCGGTGAAATTGAGGTCCCAGAGACGGCCCAGTGGGCGCTGACTGCTGCTCACGGCCCGCAGGTGCTGCACCCTCACCGCCGGGTGGTAGTACAGCTTCCAGCCCCCCTCGCGCGCCCGCCGGCACCAGTCTAAATCTTCGGCGTACATAAAAAACCGCTCGTCCAGGCCCCCCACAGTCTCCAGGGCCGCGCGCCGGATGAGCATGAAACTGCCGCTCAGGCTGTCCACCTCGATTGTCCGTTCGGCCGGGACTTGGCCGTAGATGTGTCCGGCGAAAAGACGGCTGGAGGGGAAAAGCATGTCCAAGGCCAGGCTGCGGCAGAGCATGCCCCAGGCCGAGGGCTCGCGGCGGCGGCAGCCGCGCTGGAGACGGTTGTCACTCCCCAGGAT includes:
- a CDS encoding SH3 domain-containing protein, with amino-acid sequence MPKYIARILCQSAGMVLCLLLVLCGSLAAQGELLSADTTAASADTMAHGGPQPGQINVDIGFNLKVKLRLIPVYAGQSLTDSIIKYLPQNSVVGVSEEQDNWYKIVFGPSDNRRNGWVISYGVERTHDMEYMVTGSEISQRWQGRKVEVLAGESAIRAFPNSEGQLLARVYRGEVFDIVSEAEQFYQVSLPSGATGWIWKGDVGFYIQPRYSLQQVQELRDAADRQEQRDRELSGLLGDLERRDSLARLDLNLLRTLTLRRQAERDSARMIQVRPSPWSYDSLKHRTSLVLGLRKQSFGSALGLASTMLKGIGVKVDLTPTLAFEFGRFSGVPTVSALGPDQEIPGPLTGLDTLNVEASLLSLGVAWKVNAAAVPILKKFDNHLHLGLGRMTLKATAAGKSRTDNLMGPMIGWTIGKHLFSRISFEAGASWIVTSTEVTGALETGGALLERQSKTSANMAIHGGVTWRF
- a CDS encoding glycosyltransferase family 2 protein, with the protein product MDRIPVVIVNWNAGQALRNCLESLSGCHPGLDLDVVLVDNASIDSSVETAQPILPGLRVIRNPDNRGFAAAVNQGLAQTDRSSPFVLLLNPDARFSADTLGPLLAFLAEHPEAAAVGPMILGSDNRLQRGCRRREPSAWGMLCRSLALDMLFPSSRLFAGHIYGQVPAERTIEVDSLSGSFMLIRRAALETVGGLDERFFMYAEDLDWCRRAREGGWKLYYHPAVRVQHLRAVSSSQRPLGRLWDLNFTACQYIRKHHGGLREAPARVVLYLALGLRFMLGLPVALSRALGAAFRKTKV